A genomic segment from Pyxidicoccus trucidator encodes:
- a CDS encoding A24 family peptidase — MTPVLIALWTVLGVALVISVVTDVLRREILDAVTYPLMAVALVVRFATEGVGDLEHGVLSGLVSGAGLAVLLVPAALRGRMGWGDVKLMGGVGAVLGFPAVLAAAAFISLVGALQAVVTLLWQGAVWDTLAAVVRRWAARVHLASADARPAPQRHIPYGVAIALGTFWALWWQHGSLG; from the coding sequence ATGACGCCTGTTCTGATCGCGCTGTGGACGGTCCTCGGAGTGGCCCTGGTGATCTCGGTGGTGACGGACGTATTGCGCCGAGAAATCCTGGACGCCGTCACCTACCCGCTGATGGCGGTGGCGCTGGTCGTGCGTTTCGCCACCGAGGGGGTGGGGGACCTGGAGCACGGGGTGCTCAGCGGGCTGGTGTCGGGGGCGGGGTTGGCGGTGCTGCTGGTACCGGCGGCGCTTCGGGGGCGGATGGGGTGGGGCGACGTGAAATTGATGGGTGGGGTGGGGGCCGTGCTCGGCTTCCCGGCGGTGCTGGCGGCCGCGGCCTTCATCTCTCTGGTGGGCGCGCTGCAGGCAGTGGTGACGCTGCTCTGGCAGGGCGCGGTGTGGGACACGCTGGCGGCGGTGGTGCGGCGGTGGGCGGCGCGGGTGCACCTGGCCAGCGCTGACGCCCGGCCGGCACCGCAGCGCCACATCCCCTATGGGGTGGCCATCGCGCTCGGAACCTTCTGGGCGCTGTGGTGGCAACACGGAAGCTTGGGTTAG
- a CDS encoding carboxypeptidase-like regulatory domain-containing protein encodes MLLHQRLREGQREYLLLALHDPLPEGCQALEAGRGWTLERRLRQLAQDESNLRTLSTLVQVHGALGRHALRTSEDVVKQAATLLSFGHLRLALAPPPERYGAPAFPEEVPKQEPPVTPQEDLTLRLQVVDDVSDGPISGIKLRILLADDTEKEATTDADGNVTLEKVPKGTFNVLSVVDDATLSNSVALVRTGGPWSGQKPSKAGTKSKATSQRVLVKVTEHRVIDGESLDSVAEMYGLTEDALAQFNWGTTDADKVQQRLAVSVGCTLKDKAGKLVFSRDDDPGILYVPRPVAMTGLAVEQSHILRVGRARKPQPFSFSV; translated from the coding sequence ATGCTCCTCCATCAACGCCTGAGAGAAGGGCAGCGCGAGTATCTCCTGCTCGCATTGCATGACCCGCTCCCCGAGGGTTGCCAGGCCCTGGAGGCTGGCCGGGGGTGGACGCTGGAGCGGCGGCTGCGGCAGCTCGCGCAGGACGAGTCGAACCTGAGGACGCTGAGCACGCTCGTGCAGGTCCATGGCGCCCTCGGACGGCACGCGCTGCGGACCTCCGAGGACGTGGTGAAGCAGGCGGCCACCCTGCTCTCCTTCGGGCACCTGCGGCTGGCCCTCGCGCCCCCGCCCGAGCGCTACGGGGCGCCCGCCTTCCCGGAAGAAGTGCCGAAGCAGGAGCCGCCCGTCACGCCCCAGGAGGACCTCACGCTGCGCTTGCAGGTGGTGGACGACGTCTCCGACGGCCCCATCTCCGGCATCAAGCTGCGCATCCTGCTCGCGGACGACACCGAGAAGGAGGCCACCACCGACGCGGACGGCAACGTCACGCTGGAGAAGGTGCCGAAGGGGACCTTCAACGTGCTCTCCGTCGTCGACGACGCCACGCTGAGCAACAGCGTGGCGCTGGTGCGGACCGGCGGACCGTGGTCCGGACAGAAACCCTCGAAGGCGGGGACGAAGTCGAAGGCGACGTCGCAGCGCGTGCTGGTGAAGGTGACCGAGCACCGGGTCATCGACGGCGAGAGCCTGGACAGCGTCGCGGAGATGTACGGCCTCACGGAGGATGCGCTCGCGCAGTTCAACTGGGGAACGACGGACGCGGACAAGGTCCAGCAGCGGCTGGCGGTCTCCGTGGGCTGCACGCTCAAGGACAAGGCTGGCAAGCTCGTGTTCAGCCGCGACGACGACCCCGGCATCCTCTATGTCCCCCGCCCCGTGGCCATGACCGGGCTGGCGGTGGAGCAGAGCCACATCCTCCGCGTGGGCCGGGCTCGCAAGCCGCAGCCGTTCAGCTTCTCGGTGTGA
- a CDS encoding serine/threonine-protein kinase — protein MAMQGGAGDDPDRGRRIGKYEILTRLSMGGMAELFLAFTSGPGGFRKFVAVKQILPDIKKDEQFVKMFLDEARITAAFSHANIGQVFDLGEEGGELYLAMEFLPGQNLEQVVKASTRQGYALPMGFIGRVIRDACLGLHYAHHFTDPSGRPAVVVHRDVSPKNVMLTYDGVVKVIDFGIAKARGRLGRTQVGMVKGTSGYMSPEQVRNTALDGRSDLFSVGVMLHEMLVGQRLFTGPHEAAVMLQIVEGDIPAPRSINPDVPEALEAVALRALARDASQRFTSGREMARAIEAALGPELFDEDGITAVMGDMFAEKRQKTRTLLELASSAEDARVSEVAGALQADDGSGDQALTAQVPAKRARLAPSTPTESATPTRAGSGPKPVPQRRPTESAAATRVAPSSGSGPKPVPQRRPTEAPVAGAAPVTPRPRPGQDPAQVSRTPRPRPPPRQVAAEPETPETFDEPSDLETSRFRVRPPRPGARPTARPSARTDTPVETPAARSASRWVGRLFLLALLGGLGWLATKPTIRAQFVPAYESAKAWVKAELDPAPPVDPANAPWPPPQKAGPPPGFPTAPAEPEPTPVAEAPTDGTAAATDEGEEPRAGTASGTRATPGRKGKDGTSPANWAAASKKEPSGTDTSKTAKRKGTPAEQAKVPEPVTTVTQDPDGMGEVLDTSTAKGAAKAGLGWITLYTVPRAAVFDGATHLGTTPLQKFPLPVGTYRLRVVDPTDAEAASRLLSAPIKPGEVTKIQIRLADLPLYNE, from the coding sequence ATGGCCATGCAGGGTGGCGCCGGAGATGATCCCGATAGGGGGAGGCGCATCGGAAAGTATGAGATCCTCACCCGCCTCTCGATGGGCGGCATGGCGGAGCTGTTCCTTGCGTTCACCTCGGGACCGGGTGGCTTTCGCAAGTTCGTCGCGGTGAAGCAGATCCTCCCGGACATCAAGAAGGACGAGCAGTTCGTCAAGATGTTCCTGGATGAGGCGCGCATCACCGCGGCCTTCTCGCACGCGAACATCGGGCAGGTGTTCGACCTGGGCGAGGAGGGCGGCGAGCTGTACCTCGCCATGGAGTTCCTGCCGGGGCAGAACCTCGAGCAGGTGGTGAAGGCCTCCACCCGCCAGGGCTACGCGCTGCCCATGGGCTTCATCGGGCGCGTCATCCGCGACGCCTGCCTGGGCCTGCACTACGCGCACCACTTCACGGACCCCTCGGGCCGGCCCGCGGTGGTGGTGCACCGCGACGTGTCGCCGAAGAACGTGATGCTCACCTACGACGGCGTCGTGAAGGTGATCGACTTCGGCATCGCCAAGGCCCGCGGGCGGCTGGGGCGCACCCAGGTGGGCATGGTGAAGGGGACCAGCGGCTACATGTCCCCGGAGCAGGTGCGGAACACGGCCCTCGACGGCCGCAGCGACTTGTTCTCCGTGGGCGTCATGCTCCACGAGATGCTCGTCGGCCAGCGGCTCTTCACCGGCCCCCACGAGGCCGCGGTGATGCTGCAGATCGTGGAGGGCGACATCCCCGCCCCCCGGTCCATCAACCCGGACGTGCCGGAGGCCCTCGAAGCGGTGGCCCTGCGCGCCCTCGCTCGGGACGCGTCCCAGCGCTTCACCAGCGGCCGGGAGATGGCGCGCGCCATCGAGGCCGCGCTCGGCCCGGAGCTGTTCGACGAGGACGGCATCACCGCGGTGATGGGCGACATGTTCGCCGAGAAGCGGCAGAAGACGCGCACCCTGCTGGAGCTCGCGAGCAGCGCGGAGGACGCGCGCGTGAGCGAGGTCGCGGGCGCCCTCCAGGCCGACGATGGTAGCGGGGACCAGGCGCTCACCGCGCAGGTGCCGGCGAAGCGGGCCCGGCTGGCCCCCTCCACTCCCACCGAGAGCGCCACGCCCACCCGGGCCGGCAGCGGCCCCAAGCCGGTGCCGCAGCGCCGTCCCACCGAATCGGCCGCGGCCACGCGTGTCGCCCCGTCGAGTGGCAGTGGCCCCAAGCCGGTGCCGCAGCGCCGCCCCACCGAGGCGCCCGTGGCTGGCGCCGCGCCCGTCACGCCCCGGCCCCGGCCGGGGCAGGACCCGGCGCAGGTCTCCCGCACGCCCCGGCCCCGGCCTCCGCCCCGGCAGGTCGCCGCCGAGCCGGAGACCCCCGAGACCTTCGACGAGCCGAGCGACCTGGAGACGTCGCGCTTCCGCGTGAGGCCCCCGCGCCCTGGCGCACGCCCCACGGCGCGTCCGTCCGCCCGCACCGACACCCCGGTGGAGACTCCCGCCGCGCGCTCGGCCTCGCGCTGGGTGGGGCGGCTGTTCCTCCTGGCGCTGCTCGGGGGCCTGGGCTGGCTGGCGACGAAGCCCACCATCCGCGCGCAGTTCGTCCCCGCCTACGAGTCCGCGAAGGCCTGGGTGAAGGCGGAACTGGACCCCGCGCCCCCGGTGGACCCCGCCAACGCGCCCTGGCCTCCGCCGCAGAAGGCCGGCCCTCCGCCGGGCTTCCCGACAGCCCCGGCCGAGCCTGAGCCCACGCCTGTCGCCGAGGCCCCCACGGACGGCACGGCCGCCGCCACCGACGAGGGCGAGGAGCCCCGCGCGGGGACTGCCTCGGGCACACGGGCCACGCCCGGGCGCAAGGGCAAGGACGGAACCTCTCCCGCCAACTGGGCCGCCGCCTCGAAGAAGGAGCCCTCCGGCACCGACACGAGCAAGACGGCGAAGCGCAAGGGCACTCCGGCTGAGCAGGCCAAGGTCCCCGAGCCCGTCACCACGGTGACGCAGGACCCGGATGGCATGGGCGAGGTGCTGGACACCAGCACGGCCAAGGGCGCGGCGAAGGCCGGGCTCGGGTGGATTACCCTCTACACCGTGCCTCGCGCGGCGGTGTTCGACGGGGCCACCCACCTGGGCACCACCCCTCTGCAGAAGTTCCCGCTCCCGGTGGGCACGTACCGCCTGCGCGTGGTCGACCCCACGGACGCGGAGGCGGCGAGCAGGCTCCTGTCCGCGCCCATCAAGCCGGGCGAGGTGACGAAGATCCAGATTCGACTGGCGGACCTCCCTCTGTACAACGAGTGA
- the glyS gene encoding glycine--tRNA ligase subunit beta, with protein sequence MARDLLLEVGAEEIPASFIGPALEDLKRVLTERMAEARLKHGDVRVFGTPRRLAVWVTGVTDKGEDIVKEVLGPSAKAAFDAQGKPTKAAEKFAESLKLPVDQLGRAQTPKGEYLSARVEEKGRPAADILQDALHTAVHSINFKKSMRWGDVDLAFARPVQWLVALLGGEVLPVVFGDVKSGRTTYGHRFLSPGAIELKAPADYEAALEKAHVIADVAKRRALLVEKLAAAAKKAGGQLMEDASLVDQVTNLVELPNPVVGTFEARHLDLPPEVLVQEMKSHQRYFSLTDGAGKLLPKFIAVSNTPVRDEQLSLRGYQRVLASRLADGRFFFDEDRKTPLDARVEKLGRVVWQGLLGTYLEKVERFRALAGWLAQHTGRAGEGATIERAATLAKADLVTGMVGEFPELQGVMGREYARASGEPDAVAVAIYEHYLPRGAEDALPTRDAGALIGLADRLDSLCGIFAIGKAPSGAADPFALRRACIAIIRLVLGRGYRFSLSAAVDEALRLLAPKLTNVKRKAGEPAPREQVLEFFRGRLKALWAEQHRTDVVEAVLAAGFDDLVAAQKRLEALSLIVGRADFQPLAVAFKRVANIVEKQGKDVKGGEINPQKLVDEPERHLHTAFTQARNTVTGLVQADDFAGALREITGLKPAVDTFFDKVMVMAEDKELRENRIRLLTEIGALFNQVADFSKIQAEASAAA encoded by the coding sequence GTGGCGCGTGACCTGCTGCTGGAAGTGGGCGCCGAGGAGATTCCGGCGTCGTTCATCGGCCCCGCGTTGGAGGACCTCAAGCGCGTGCTCACCGAGCGCATGGCCGAGGCGCGGCTGAAGCACGGCGACGTGCGCGTCTTCGGCACCCCGCGCCGCCTCGCGGTCTGGGTGACGGGCGTGACGGACAAGGGCGAGGACATCGTGAAGGAGGTGCTCGGGCCCAGCGCCAAGGCGGCCTTCGACGCGCAGGGCAAGCCCACCAAGGCGGCGGAGAAGTTCGCGGAGAGCCTCAAGCTGCCGGTGGACCAGCTGGGCCGCGCCCAGACGCCCAAGGGCGAGTACCTGTCCGCGCGCGTCGAGGAGAAGGGCCGCCCGGCGGCGGACATCCTCCAGGACGCGCTGCACACGGCGGTGCACTCCATCAACTTCAAGAAGTCCATGCGCTGGGGTGACGTGGACCTGGCCTTCGCGCGCCCGGTGCAGTGGCTGGTGGCGCTGCTGGGCGGCGAGGTGCTGCCCGTCGTCTTCGGCGACGTGAAGAGCGGCCGCACCACGTACGGCCACCGCTTCCTCTCGCCCGGCGCCATCGAGCTGAAGGCGCCCGCGGACTACGAGGCGGCGCTGGAGAAGGCGCACGTCATCGCGGACGTGGCGAAGCGCCGCGCGCTGCTGGTGGAGAAGCTGGCCGCGGCGGCGAAGAAGGCCGGCGGCCAGCTGATGGAGGACGCGTCGCTGGTGGACCAGGTGACGAACCTGGTGGAGCTGCCCAACCCGGTGGTGGGCACCTTCGAGGCGCGCCACCTGGACCTGCCCCCCGAGGTGCTGGTGCAGGAGATGAAGAGCCACCAGCGCTACTTCTCGCTGACGGACGGCGCGGGGAAGCTGCTGCCGAAGTTCATCGCCGTGTCCAACACGCCGGTGCGCGACGAGCAGCTCAGCCTGCGCGGCTACCAGCGCGTGCTGGCCTCCCGCCTCGCCGACGGCCGCTTCTTCTTCGACGAGGACCGGAAGACGCCGCTGGACGCCCGCGTGGAGAAGCTGGGCCGCGTGGTGTGGCAGGGCCTGCTCGGCACGTATCTGGAGAAGGTGGAGCGCTTCCGCGCGCTCGCCGGGTGGCTGGCCCAGCACACCGGCAGGGCAGGGGAGGGCGCCACGATTGAGCGCGCCGCGACGCTGGCCAAGGCGGACCTCGTCACGGGCATGGTGGGCGAGTTCCCCGAGCTCCAGGGCGTCATGGGCCGCGAGTACGCGCGCGCCAGCGGCGAGCCGGACGCGGTGGCGGTGGCCATCTACGAGCACTACCTGCCGCGCGGCGCCGAGGACGCGCTGCCCACGCGTGACGCGGGCGCGCTCATCGGCCTGGCGGACCGGCTGGACTCGCTGTGCGGCATCTTCGCCATCGGCAAGGCGCCCTCCGGCGCGGCGGACCCGTTCGCCCTGCGGCGCGCGTGCATCGCCATCATCCGGCTGGTGCTGGGTCGCGGCTACCGCTTCAGCCTGTCCGCCGCGGTGGACGAGGCCCTGCGGCTGCTCGCCCCGAAGCTCACCAACGTCAAGCGCAAGGCCGGCGAGCCCGCTCCGCGCGAGCAGGTGCTGGAGTTCTTCCGCGGCCGCCTCAAGGCGCTGTGGGCGGAGCAGCACCGCACGGACGTGGTGGAGGCGGTGCTGGCCGCGGGCTTCGACGACCTCGTCGCGGCGCAGAAGCGGCTGGAGGCGCTGAGCCTCATCGTCGGCCGGGCGGACTTCCAGCCCCTGGCCGTGGCCTTCAAGCGCGTGGCCAACATCGTGGAGAAGCAGGGCAAGGACGTGAAGGGCGGGGAGATCAACCCGCAGAAGCTGGTGGACGAGCCGGAGCGCCACCTGCACACCGCCTTCACCCAGGCCCGCAACACGGTGACGGGGCTGGTCCAGGCGGACGACTTCGCCGGCGCCCTGCGCGAAATCACCGGCCTCAAGCCCGCGGTGGACACCTTCTTCGACAAGGTGATGGTCATGGCCGAGGACAAGGAGTTGCGGGAGAACCGCATCCGGCTCCTCACGGAGATTGGCGCCCTGTTCAACCAGGTGGCTGATTTCTCGAAGATCCAGGCCGAGGCCTCCGCGGCGGCCTGA
- a CDS encoding FHA domain-containing protein, producing the protein MIDQNSRPARKVGIADHLWETYEEMAQQMGSDRDALINQALFMFARLNGFIEVKAARAEAPMAAASLAPPARAAPVAAAPAPARGAPPVLAPAPKPEPTPQPARPAGRGAAPAEDRASANGLDNDPVRREVAERVLETAAELERLIKGKNEPPPPNDDIIEDEEEPLPEPEDPAMEDEEEPPEEAEEEPAEEASEEEEPGALYLVTEAGDQERIVKERFVIGRGKHCDFVINSGKVSREHAVIVHEGNDWIIEDLGSSNGTWYNKQRIKRRKIEDGDEYFICSEKIRLMVS; encoded by the coding sequence ATGATCGATCAGAACTCCCGCCCCGCCCGCAAGGTCGGCATCGCCGACCACCTGTGGGAGACGTACGAAGAGATGGCCCAGCAGATGGGCTCGGATCGCGATGCGCTGATCAACCAGGCGCTTTTCATGTTCGCGCGCCTCAACGGCTTCATCGAGGTGAAGGCGGCCCGCGCCGAAGCGCCCATGGCGGCGGCCTCCCTCGCGCCGCCCGCCCGCGCGGCCCCCGTGGCCGCCGCCCCGGCTCCCGCCCGGGGGGCGCCGCCCGTCCTTGCTCCGGCCCCCAAGCCCGAGCCCACCCCGCAGCCGGCCCGCCCGGCCGGCCGGGGCGCCGCGCCCGCCGAGGACCGCGCCTCCGCCAACGGCCTGGACAATGATCCGGTGCGCCGCGAGGTGGCCGAGCGTGTCCTGGAGACGGCCGCCGAGCTGGAGCGCCTCATCAAGGGCAAGAACGAGCCGCCCCCTCCCAACGACGACATCATCGAGGACGAGGAGGAGCCGCTGCCCGAGCCGGAGGACCCGGCGATGGAGGACGAGGAGGAGCCCCCCGAGGAGGCAGAGGAGGAGCCCGCCGAGGAGGCCTCCGAGGAGGAGGAGCCCGGCGCGCTGTACCTCGTCACCGAGGCGGGGGACCAGGAGCGCATCGTCAAGGAGCGCTTCGTCATCGGCCGCGGCAAGCACTGCGACTTCGTCATCAACTCCGGCAAGGTGTCCCGCGAGCACGCCGTCATCGTGCACGAGGGGAATGACTGGATCATCGAGGACCTCGGGTCCTCCAACGGCACCTGGTACAACAAGCAGCGCATCAAGCGCCGGAAGATTGAAGACGGGGACGAGTACTTCATCTGCAGCGAGAAGATTCGCCTCATGGTGAGCTGA
- the glyQ gene encoding glycine--tRNA ligase subunit alpha, translating to MYFQDLILTLQKHWADQGCIIAQPYDTEVGAGTMAPTTFLRALGPEPWNVAYVQPSRRPADGRFGENPNRLFQHHQFQVILKPAPKNVQELYLESLRKVGIDPMEHDLRFVEDDWESPTLGAWGLGWEVWCDGQEVTQFTYFQQCGGFDCKPVAAELTYGLERLCTYLQGVENVFDLEWVKGVKYREVFHPNEVEMSKYALHESDPQMLFGLFDAYEKECKRLIERQLPLPAYDYALKCSHTFNLLDARGAISVTERANFIKRVRDNARLCAEGYLQMRERLGYPLLKTPWTVGQQPPVLEGKPASDYWKTVQLNKPVEKKEKAEVTRGA from the coding sequence ATGTATTTTCAAGACCTTATCCTGACGCTCCAGAAGCACTGGGCCGACCAGGGCTGCATCATCGCCCAGCCCTACGACACCGAGGTCGGCGCGGGCACCATGGCTCCGACGACCTTCCTCCGCGCGCTCGGCCCGGAGCCCTGGAACGTGGCCTACGTGCAGCCCTCGCGGCGCCCCGCGGACGGTCGCTTCGGCGAGAATCCCAACCGCCTGTTCCAGCACCACCAGTTCCAGGTCATCCTCAAGCCCGCGCCGAAGAACGTGCAGGAGCTCTACCTGGAGTCGCTGCGCAAGGTGGGCATCGACCCCATGGAGCATGACTTGCGCTTCGTGGAGGACGACTGGGAGTCACCCACGCTCGGCGCCTGGGGCCTGGGCTGGGAGGTGTGGTGTGACGGACAGGAGGTGACGCAGTTCACCTACTTCCAGCAGTGCGGCGGTTTCGACTGCAAGCCCGTCGCCGCGGAGCTGACGTACGGCCTGGAGCGCCTCTGCACGTACCTCCAGGGTGTGGAGAACGTCTTCGACCTCGAGTGGGTCAAGGGCGTGAAGTACCGCGAGGTCTTCCACCCCAACGAGGTGGAGATGAGCAAGTACGCGCTCCACGAGTCGGACCCGCAGATGCTCTTCGGGCTGTTCGACGCGTACGAGAAGGAGTGCAAGCGGCTCATCGAGCGCCAGCTCCCGCTGCCCGCGTATGACTACGCGCTGAAGTGCTCGCACACCTTCAACCTGCTGGATGCGCGCGGCGCCATCTCCGTCACCGAGCGCGCCAACTTCATCAAGCGCGTGCGCGACAACGCGCGCCTGTGCGCGGAGGGCTACCTCCAGATGCGCGAGCGGCTGGGCTACCCGCTGCTCAAGACGCCGTGGACGGTGGGGCAGCAGCCGCCGGTGCTCGAGGGCAAGCCGGCCAGCGACTACTGGAAGACGGTGCAGCTGAACAAGCCCGTGGAGAAGAAGGAGAAGGCGGAGGTGACCCGTGGCGCGTGA
- a CDS encoding type II and III secretion system protein family protein has translation MFTRFTHAAALSALVALVALVPGGSALAQEGSSVSLGVGSQKVLTIPGLSRVALGDPTIAEVKTLGSGQLLITGLGEGKTTLLVWKTSGQRVSYLVAVRKQDPNEVISEIKRLLGEIEGVSVRMVGDRIYLDGQAYTTQDADRINEVVSLYPNVKSFVKIAPNAKKLVAQNLNAAFQKAGLKNVQANVVGATIFLEGSVESQQDLQKAELITKAIGEKVENLLVVGIKRMILSEVQFVEIRRNSRDRYGIRYPTDISGSVSATAAITQQLFPGTFGEGAANIGINGGSDFSIGFQGNDGYGRLLAQPKLVCASGEKAEFLAGGEVPIPLITNNQFTVEYKKYGVILNLRPTADRNGNIQTEIEAEASEIDTSVSVSFGGSSAIPGFRTRKVKTNVTVRHGETIVLSGVFSHDEQKSVSKIPGLGHIPIVGELFKSRGFDSTKRELVIFVTPRIVNPDSDKVRTIIEDVKSRYKQARSEVNFNIFD, from the coding sequence ATGTTCACACGCTTCACGCATGCCGCGGCGCTGAGCGCCCTGGTGGCCCTGGTGGCTCTGGTGCCCGGCGGCAGCGCCCTGGCGCAAGAGGGCAGCAGCGTCAGCCTCGGTGTCGGCTCCCAGAAGGTGCTCACCATTCCCGGACTGAGCCGGGTCGCCCTGGGCGATCCGACCATCGCCGAGGTCAAGACGCTCGGCTCCGGCCAGCTGCTCATCACCGGCCTCGGTGAGGGCAAGACGACGCTCCTCGTCTGGAAGACCTCCGGTCAGCGCGTCAGCTACCTGGTGGCCGTCCGCAAGCAGGACCCCAACGAGGTCATCTCCGAAATCAAGCGCCTGCTCGGAGAAATCGAAGGCGTCTCCGTCCGCATGGTGGGTGACCGCATCTACCTGGACGGTCAGGCCTACACCACGCAGGACGCGGACCGCATCAACGAGGTGGTGAGCCTCTACCCGAACGTGAAGTCGTTCGTGAAGATTGCTCCCAACGCCAAGAAGCTGGTGGCGCAGAACCTCAACGCGGCCTTCCAGAAGGCCGGCCTGAAGAACGTCCAGGCCAACGTGGTGGGTGCCACCATCTTCCTGGAGGGCTCCGTGGAGAGCCAGCAGGACCTCCAGAAGGCCGAGCTCATCACCAAGGCCATCGGCGAGAAGGTGGAGAACCTCCTCGTGGTCGGCATCAAGCGGATGATCCTCTCCGAGGTGCAGTTCGTCGAAATCCGCCGCAACAGCCGGGACCGCTACGGCATCCGCTACCCCACGGACATCTCCGGCTCGGTGTCCGCCACTGCGGCCATCACCCAGCAGCTGTTCCCTGGCACGTTCGGCGAGGGCGCCGCGAACATCGGCATCAACGGTGGCTCGGACTTCTCCATCGGCTTCCAGGGCAACGACGGCTACGGCCGCCTGCTCGCCCAGCCCAAGCTGGTGTGCGCCAGCGGTGAGAAGGCGGAGTTCCTCGCCGGCGGCGAGGTGCCGATTCCGCTCATCACCAACAACCAGTTCACGGTGGAGTACAAGAAGTACGGCGTCATCCTGAACCTGCGCCCCACCGCGGACCGCAACGGCAACATCCAGACGGAGATTGAGGCGGAGGCGTCGGAAATCGACACCTCGGTGTCGGTGTCCTTCGGTGGCTCGTCCGCCATCCCCGGCTTCCGCACCCGCAAGGTGAAGACCAACGTCACCGTGCGCCACGGAGAGACCATCGTCCTGTCCGGCGTGTTCAGCCACGACGAGCAGAAGTCGGTGTCCAAGATTCCGGGCCTGGGTCACATCCCGATTGTCGGCGAGCTCTTCAAGAGCCGCGGGTTCGACTCGACCAAGCGCGAGCTGGTCATCTTCGTCACCCCCCGCATCGTCAACCCGGACTCGGACAAGGTCCGGACCATCATCGAGGACGTCAAGAGCCGCTACAAGCAGGCCCGGTCCGAGGTGAACTTCAACATCTTCGACTGA
- a CDS encoding YncE family protein — protein MRAYLLTSALLLVSCDTDPEPRPPPSTRLVYPSGLAFWRPEVGPSTNGFLYVASANFDKCYDSGAVVALDLDALGVRPFGTPFTQTVEEDRGTLIEELGIGALSTVQIDSFAGEMALWSPAGRTPRLFVPTRAEGSFLQAVDVGEDGLTLTCAQGGINRDCRDGALSLLDVPGATDGIPAAPAPIGVSVDSDDPEARVWVTHTELVGPETSGNEADYQSYLAAIPAADPSRDALGVGNFVALGTNGRLAGAAHATALGGRYVYASGRNSSSAQLGALPKRFILRLVDRTATERVLETDIEAVFSVREARGVAVVQLPSVQDPTQLDPNRERVYLLARGPDTLLVMDVENALTDLPRLRVVTALPLPAGSSEVEVISRTVGRGNIVAVTGSGDENVVIYDEEVGQLVAQVLVGEQDPSQPSQPTGLAADVRGNAARLFASTFGDGRVAVIDIPDLDRPQDARMVARLGARQLRDPRQGTSVCQEIDP, from the coding sequence ATGCGCGCCTATCTCCTCACCTCCGCGCTGCTGCTCGTGTCGTGTGATACCGACCCCGAGCCTCGGCCTCCGCCGTCCACCCGCCTCGTCTACCCGAGTGGCCTTGCCTTCTGGCGTCCCGAGGTGGGCCCGTCCACCAACGGGTTCCTCTACGTGGCGAGCGCCAACTTCGACAAGTGCTACGACTCCGGCGCGGTGGTTGCGCTGGACCTGGATGCGCTCGGTGTCCGCCCCTTCGGCACGCCCTTCACCCAGACGGTCGAAGAGGACCGCGGGACGCTCATCGAAGAGCTGGGCATCGGCGCCCTGTCGACGGTGCAGATCGACAGCTTCGCGGGCGAGATGGCGCTCTGGAGTCCGGCTGGCCGCACCCCGCGCCTGTTCGTCCCCACGCGCGCGGAGGGCAGCTTCCTCCAGGCCGTCGACGTGGGCGAGGACGGCCTGACCCTCACCTGCGCGCAGGGGGGCATCAATCGTGACTGCCGCGACGGCGCGCTGTCGCTCCTCGACGTCCCCGGGGCCACCGACGGCATTCCAGCAGCTCCGGCCCCCATCGGCGTCAGCGTGGACTCCGACGACCCGGAGGCCCGCGTCTGGGTGACGCACACGGAGCTGGTGGGCCCCGAGACGTCGGGCAACGAGGCGGACTACCAGTCGTACCTCGCCGCCATCCCCGCCGCGGACCCCAGCCGGGACGCCCTGGGCGTGGGCAACTTCGTGGCGCTGGGCACCAACGGCCGCCTCGCGGGCGCCGCGCACGCGACGGCCCTCGGCGGACGGTACGTGTATGCCTCCGGCCGCAACTCCTCGTCGGCCCAGCTGGGGGCGCTGCCCAAGCGCTTCATCCTCCGGCTGGTGGACCGGACCGCAACGGAGCGCGTGCTGGAGACCGACATCGAGGCCGTCTTCTCCGTCCGTGAGGCGCGCGGAGTGGCCGTCGTGCAGCTCCCCTCGGTGCAGGACCCGACGCAGCTCGACCCCAACCGTGAGCGCGTGTACCTGCTGGCGCGCGGGCCGGACACCCTGCTGGTGATGGACGTGGAGAACGCGCTCACGGACCTCCCCAGGCTGCGCGTGGTGACGGCGCTGCCGCTCCCCGCGGGCTCCAGCGAGGTGGAGGTCATCTCCCGCACCGTGGGCCGCGGCAACATCGTCGCGGTGACCGGCAGCGGTGACGAGAACGTGGTCATCTACGACGAGGAGGTGGGCCAGCTCGTCGCCCAGGTGCTGGTGGGAGAGCAGGACCCGAGCCAGCCCAGCCAGCCCACCGGCCTGGCGGCGGACGTGCGTGGGAACGCGGCCCGCCTCTTCGCCAGCACCTTCGGCGACGGCCGCGTCGCCGTCATCGACATTCCAGACCTCGACCGGCCGCAGGATGCGCGGATGGTGGCCCGGCTCGGAGCTCGCCAGCTTCGCGACCCGCGCCAGGGCACCAGCGTGTGCCAGGAGATCGACCCTTGA